In Hamadaea flava, a genomic segment contains:
- a CDS encoding heavy metal translocating P-type ATPase: protein MTTQHHHEHGQPAPAVAEIALTACFCGTELAHLEHDLRSRPGVTSVHIDRTRSVAHVGFDPAQTDRAQVEAFLRQAGYDCTCRDCADSTCQHGHPAAGHDDEHAAHDTHATPEEHVHAASEEHAHAAPIEHEHAARQEHAGHDMSQMGAEHAGHDGHEGHDEHAGHGADMVADMFRRFLISAVLTIPIILYSPIGETFGFTAHPPFGLSMAWFGLILATPVVWWGGWPFISAAARSLRRGEVTMMTLIATGIGVAYLYSVGATLLGEEEDVFFEAAAMLTTLSLIGHWLEMRSRYATGRAVEALLSLAPPTARVRRHGEEQEVSLDQVVTGDEIVVRPGEKVPVDGEVLDGSSYVDESMITGEPVPVAKQVGTKVVGGTINTTGAFTFRATAVGADTALARIVQMVRNAQASKAPAQRLADTAGKYLVYVALGAGALTFLGWAVFGSHGIGFAVTAAVSAVVIACPDALALATPTAITVGVGQGARGGVLFKNATALEATAGVTTAVFDKTGTLTAGTPSVTDVVALDGVDEGDLLRLAASADQPSQHPLAEAIVAAARDRGSAVNPPQDFDSVPGHGVVATVDGRRVLIGNARLLEREQVPLAALPDRAALLAADGKTAMYVAVDGAPWGLIAVADKVRDSAKAAIGALHDDGVKTVMLTGDQTRTAEAVARQVGVDRVLAEVLPEDKAANITRLQGDGAKVAMVGDGVNDAPALAQADVGIAIGAGTDVAVETADVVLVRDDPADVAYALQVARAVRTKIKQNLFWAAIYNLLAIPIAAGVLYPSLGVLLRPEWAALLMSASTIIVTVNALLLRRLRPRRTAAA, encoded by the coding sequence ATGACCACCCAGCACCACCACGAGCACGGCCAGCCCGCGCCCGCCGTCGCCGAGATCGCACTGACCGCTTGCTTCTGCGGCACCGAGCTGGCACACCTGGAACACGACCTGCGGAGCCGGCCCGGCGTCACGTCCGTCCACATCGACCGGACCAGGTCGGTGGCGCATGTCGGCTTCGATCCGGCACAGACCGACCGGGCGCAGGTGGAGGCGTTCCTTCGCCAGGCGGGCTACGACTGCACCTGCCGGGACTGCGCGGACTCCACCTGCCAGCACGGCCACCCAGCCGCCGGCCACGACGACGAGCACGCAGCCCACGACACCCACGCGACCCCTGAAGAGCACGTCCATGCGGCCTCTGAAGAGCACGCCCACGCGGCCCCTATAGAGCACGAGCACGCTGCCCGGCAGGAGCACGCGGGCCACGACATGTCCCAGATGGGCGCCGAGCATGCGGGCCATGACGGCCATGAGGGGCACGACGAGCACGCGGGGCACGGCGCCGACATGGTCGCGGACATGTTCCGCCGCTTCCTGATCAGCGCGGTCCTGACCATCCCGATCATTCTGTATTCGCCGATCGGCGAGACGTTCGGCTTCACGGCTCACCCGCCGTTCGGGCTGTCGATGGCCTGGTTCGGGCTGATCCTGGCGACCCCGGTGGTGTGGTGGGGCGGCTGGCCGTTCATCTCGGCGGCGGCCCGGTCGCTGCGCCGTGGCGAGGTCACCATGATGACCCTCATCGCGACCGGCATCGGAGTGGCGTACCTGTATTCGGTCGGGGCGACGCTGCTCGGCGAGGAGGAGGACGTCTTCTTCGAGGCCGCAGCGATGCTGACCACGCTCAGCCTGATCGGGCATTGGCTGGAGATGCGGTCGCGCTACGCGACCGGTCGCGCGGTCGAGGCGCTGCTCAGTCTCGCGCCGCCGACCGCTCGCGTCCGCCGGCATGGCGAGGAGCAGGAGGTATCGCTCGACCAGGTGGTGACGGGGGACGAGATCGTCGTCCGCCCGGGCGAGAAGGTCCCGGTCGACGGTGAGGTCCTCGACGGCTCTAGTTACGTCGACGAATCGATGATCACCGGCGAGCCCGTGCCGGTCGCCAAGCAGGTCGGGACGAAGGTCGTCGGCGGCACGATCAACACGACCGGCGCATTCACCTTCCGCGCGACGGCCGTGGGGGCGGACACCGCGCTGGCGCGGATCGTCCAGATGGTCCGCAACGCGCAGGCCTCCAAGGCCCCGGCCCAGCGGCTCGCCGACACCGCCGGCAAATACCTGGTCTACGTCGCGCTCGGGGCGGGCGCGCTCACCTTCCTCGGCTGGGCGGTCTTCGGTTCGCACGGCATCGGCTTCGCGGTCACGGCCGCCGTCTCGGCCGTCGTCATCGCCTGTCCCGATGCCCTCGCGCTGGCCACCCCCACCGCGATCACCGTCGGGGTCGGCCAAGGGGCGCGCGGCGGCGTCCTCTTCAAGAACGCCACGGCGCTTGAGGCCACGGCCGGTGTCACGACCGCGGTCTTCGACAAGACGGGTACGCTCACCGCCGGAACGCCGTCCGTGACGGACGTCGTGGCGCTGGACGGCGTCGACGAAGGCGACCTGCTGAGGCTGGCCGCGTCGGCGGATCAGCCGTCGCAGCACCCGCTCGCCGAGGCGATCGTGGCCGCCGCCCGAGATCGCGGCTCGGCGGTGAACCCGCCCCAGGACTTCGACTCCGTACCGGGGCACGGAGTCGTGGCCACTGTGGATGGTCGTCGGGTGCTGATCGGCAACGCCCGCCTGCTGGAACGGGAGCAGGTCCCCCTGGCCGCACTGCCGGATCGGGCCGCCCTCCTGGCCGCCGACGGCAAGACCGCCATGTACGTCGCGGTCGACGGTGCGCCATGGGGACTGATCGCGGTCGCCGACAAGGTACGCGACTCCGCGAAGGCGGCGATCGGCGCGCTCCACGACGACGGGGTCAAGACCGTCATGCTCACCGGCGACCAGACGCGTACGGCCGAGGCGGTCGCCCGCCAGGTCGGGGTGGACCGCGTCCTCGCCGAGGTGTTGCCGGAGGACAAGGCGGCCAACATCACCCGGCTGCAGGGCGACGGCGCGAAGGTGGCCATGGTCGGCGACGGCGTCAACGACGCGCCGGCCCTGGCGCAGGCCGACGTCGGCATCGCGATCGGGGCCGGCACCGACGTCGCCGTGGAGACCGCCGACGTCGTGCTCGTTCGCGACGACCCCGCCGACGTCGCGTACGCACTCCAGGTGGCGCGCGCTGTGCGTACGAAGATCAAGCAGAACCTGTTCTGGGCGGCGATCTACAACCTGCTCGCCATCCCCATCGCGGCCGGGGTCCTCTATCCGAGTCTGGGCGTCCTGCTGCGTCCCGAGTGGGCGGCGTTGCTGATGAGCGCGTCGACCATCATCGTGACGGTCAACGCGCTCCTGCTCCGGCGGCTGCGCCCCCGGCGTACCGCTGCCGCTTAG
- a CDS encoding hemolysin family protein gives MGGYGTQVVLVLILVLVNGALSGSEMALISLRESQIQRLERSSRGGRVLARLSRDPNRFLATIQIGITLAGFLASAAAAVSLAKPLVEPLSFLGTAAEPVSIVVVTIVLTFVTLVLGELAPKRIAMQRAESWALIAARPLDWMAVASRPVVWLLGKSTDLIVALTGGDPRAAREEISAEEIRELVVAQRGFTPQQREIISGAFEITERMVREILVPRRDVTTLPVALSVDEALARLAESGHTRAPVVGPDGLDDVLGVVHLRDLLGGDRTQSAADRVRPAVLMPETLSVSDAMRQFRQQREQFALIVDERGAIDGIITMEDLVEEVVGEIYDETDRDIEEVVTEADGVLLLPGAFPIHDLPDLGIDIERLGDIDYTTVAGLILDRLGRIPDKPGDIVKAPGFSAEVVEVTGRAITKVRLRLAPRRSSAD, from the coding sequence GTGGGCGGATACGGCACCCAAGTGGTGCTTGTCCTGATTCTCGTACTGGTCAACGGGGCCCTCTCGGGCAGTGAGATGGCACTCATCTCGCTGCGGGAGAGCCAGATTCAGCGGCTGGAGCGCTCCTCGCGGGGCGGGCGGGTGCTCGCCCGGCTGTCGCGTGACCCGAACCGCTTCCTGGCCACCATCCAGATCGGCATCACGCTGGCCGGGTTCCTCGCCTCCGCGGCGGCCGCCGTATCGCTGGCCAAGCCGTTGGTGGAGCCGTTGTCGTTCCTGGGCACCGCGGCCGAACCGGTCTCCATCGTGGTCGTGACGATCGTGCTGACCTTCGTCACGCTGGTCCTCGGCGAACTCGCCCCCAAGCGGATCGCGATGCAGCGGGCCGAGAGCTGGGCGCTGATCGCCGCTCGCCCGCTGGACTGGATGGCCGTCGCCTCCCGTCCGGTGGTGTGGCTGCTCGGCAAGTCGACCGACCTCATCGTGGCCCTGACCGGCGGCGATCCCCGGGCGGCGCGCGAAGAGATCAGCGCCGAGGAGATCCGCGAACTGGTGGTGGCGCAGCGGGGCTTCACGCCGCAGCAGCGGGAGATCATCTCCGGCGCGTTCGAGATCACCGAGCGGATGGTCCGCGAGATCCTCGTGCCCCGCCGGGACGTCACGACGTTGCCCGTCGCGCTGAGCGTCGACGAGGCCCTCGCCCGGCTGGCCGAGTCCGGGCACACCCGTGCGCCGGTCGTCGGCCCGGACGGGCTCGACGACGTCCTCGGCGTCGTCCACCTGCGGGATCTGCTGGGCGGCGACCGTACGCAGTCCGCGGCGGACCGCGTACGGCCGGCGGTGTTGATGCCGGAGACCCTGTCGGTGTCCGACGCCATGCGGCAGTTCCGTCAGCAGCGCGAGCAGTTCGCCCTCATCGTCGACGAGCGCGGCGCCATCGACGGCATCATCACGATGGAGGACCTCGTCGAGGAGGTCGTCGGCGAGATCTACGACGAGACCGACCGCGACATCGAAGAGGTCGTGACCGAGGCGGACGGCGTACTGCTGCTGCCGGGCGCGTTCCCCATCCACGATCTGCCCGACCTCGGCATCGACATCGAGCGCCTCGGCGACATCGACTACACCACCGTCGCCGGGCTGATCCTCGACCGGCTGGGCCGGATTCCGGACAAGCCCGGCGACATCGTGAAGGCGCCCGGGTTCTCCGCCGAGGTCGTCGAGGTCACCGGCCGGGCCATCACCAAGGTCCGGCTGCGGCTCGCGCCCCGGCGGTCCTCGGCCGACTAA
- a CDS encoding SigE family RNA polymerase sigma factor, with translation MTDRNATSRADQAYADFVEVAWPRHLRLALLLTGDRWQAEELLQDSLVRIYERWRRLSRTDDLHAYLRKVLVNNHTSIWRRRRRENLVHEVPDRPGPSDDFSAEALAVRDALRSLPPKQRAVVVLRHYEDLPEREIARVLGCSPGTVKSQHSKALAKLRHVMSEPVRSR, from the coding sequence GTGACGGATCGAAACGCAACCAGCCGAGCCGACCAGGCGTACGCAGACTTCGTCGAAGTCGCCTGGCCCCGGCATCTGCGGCTGGCTCTGCTGCTGACCGGCGATCGATGGCAGGCGGAGGAACTGCTCCAGGACAGCCTGGTGCGGATCTACGAGCGGTGGCGGCGGCTGTCGCGAACCGACGACCTCCACGCGTACCTGCGCAAGGTGCTGGTGAACAACCACACCTCGATCTGGCGCCGGCGCCGCCGGGAAAACCTCGTGCACGAAGTCCCCGACCGGCCCGGGCCGTCGGACGACTTCTCCGCGGAAGCTCTGGCGGTACGCGACGCGCTGCGGTCGCTGCCACCGAAGCAGCGCGCGGTGGTGGTGCTGCGGCACTACGAGGATCTGCCCGAACGGGAGATCGCCCGGGTGCTCGGCTGTTCGCCGGGCACCGTCAAGAGCCAGCACTCCAAGGCGCTGGCCAAGCTCCGTCACGTGATGTCCGAACCGGTGAGAAGTAGGTGA
- a CDS encoding iron chaperone translates to MATTKNAAKTTTKTTKAASYDGFTEAERSAMKDRAKELKARGAKGPKVDPEAEVLAKIAELDPSDRAIAEKIHAIIKANAPMLTPKTWYGMPAYARDGKIVCHFQPAAKFKTRYAMLGFSDQANLDDGDLWPAYYAITQLTPADEQKIAAIVERAAA, encoded by the coding sequence ATGGCCACCACGAAGAACGCCGCGAAGACCACCACGAAGACCACGAAGGCCGCGTCCTACGACGGGTTCACCGAAGCAGAGCGCAGCGCGATGAAGGATCGGGCCAAGGAACTGAAGGCGCGGGGCGCGAAGGGTCCGAAGGTGGACCCTGAGGCCGAAGTGCTGGCGAAGATCGCCGAGTTGGACCCGTCGGACCGGGCGATCGCCGAGAAGATCCACGCCATCATCAAGGCCAACGCGCCCATGCTGACCCCGAAGACCTGGTACGGCATGCCGGCGTACGCCCGGGACGGCAAGATCGTGTGCCACTTCCAGCCGGCTGCGAAGTTCAAGACGCGCTACGCCATGCTCGGCTTCAGCGACCAGGCCAACCTCGACGACGGCGACCTCTGGCCGGCGTACTACGCGATCACGCAGCTCACCCCGGCGGACGAGCAGAAGATCGCCGCCATCGTCGAGCGAGCCGCTGCCTGA
- a CDS encoding GlsB/YeaQ/YmgE family stress response membrane protein: MRIDDVLSAILIGLVVGTLARLVLPGKQSIGILATWLVGFGGALAGSWAAKHLGISDDARAAIDWNSVNWHFSWSWAELAIQVAVAVIGVAIVAAVARPFYAYRETHPRRSRRSSHA; the protein is encoded by the coding sequence ATGCGGATTGACGACGTTCTCAGCGCCATCCTGATCGGCCTGGTGGTCGGTACGCTGGCTCGCCTGGTGCTGCCGGGCAAGCAGAGCATCGGCATCCTGGCCACCTGGCTGGTCGGCTTCGGCGGCGCGCTCGCCGGCTCGTGGGCGGCCAAGCACCTGGGCATCTCCGACGACGCCCGCGCCGCGATCGACTGGAACTCGGTGAACTGGCACTTCTCGTGGAGCTGGGCGGAACTGGCGATCCAGGTCGCCGTCGCCGTCATCGGCGTCGCCATCGTCGCGGCGGTGGCCCGGCCGTTCTACGCGTACCGGGAGACGCACCCGCGGCGGAGCCGCCGCTCCAGCCACGCCTAA